The proteins below are encoded in one region of Strix aluco isolate bStrAlu1 chromosome 8, bStrAlu1.hap1, whole genome shotgun sequence:
- the SLC6A9 gene encoding sodium- and chloride-dependent glycine transporter 1 produces MADKCSEGLLNGAVPGERGKQDKSVKRGNWGNQIEFVLTSVGYAVGLGNVWRFPYLCYRNGGGAFMFPYFIMLVFCGIPLFFMELSFGQFASQGCLGVWRVSPMFKGVGYGMMVVSTYIGIYYNVVICIAFYYFFVSMTRVLPWTYCSNAWNTPDCTGVLDRNLSSRAALNLTLLNDTQKRTSPSEEYWRRYVLDLSDDIGNLGEVRLPLLGCLGVSWVVVFLCLIKGVKSSGKVVYFTATFPYVVLTILFVRGITLEGALTGIMYYLTPQWDKILDAKVWGDAASQIFYSLGCAWGGLITMASYNKFHNNCYRDSIIISITNCATSVYAGFVIFSILGFMANHLGVDVSNVADHGPGLAFVAYPEALTLLPISPLWSILFFFMLILLGLGTQFCLLETLVTAIVDEVGNEWIIRKKTFVTLGVAVAGFLLGVPLTTQAGIYWLLLMDNYAASFSLVVISCIMCVAIMYVYGHRNYFKDIEMMLGFPPPLFFQICWRFISPAIIFFILVFTVIQYQPISYNDYIYPTWAISIGFLMALSSVICIPIYAIYKVCRSEGDTLLERFKNATKASKDWGPALAEHRSGRYAPAFSPSTESHLEVQPLQPEKGRSEAAAASPMQGSNGSAHSQDSRL; encoded by the exons AATGGTGCCGTGCCCGGGGAGCGGGGCAAGCAGGACAAGAGCGTCAAGCGTGGCAACTGGGGCAACCAGATCGAGTTCGTGCTGACCAGCGTGGGCTATGCCGTTGGGCTGGGCAACGTCTGGCGCTTCCCATACCTTTGCTACCGCAATGGGGGAG GTGCCTTTATGTTCCCCTACTTCATCATGCTGGTGTTTTGCGGCATCCCCCTCTTCTTCATGGAGCTCTCCTTCGGGCAGTTCGCCAGCCAGGGCTGTCTCGGCGTCTGGAGGGTCAGCCCCATGTTCAAAG GCGTGGGCTACGGGATGATGGTGGTGTCCACGTACATCGGGATCTACTACAACGTGGTGATCTGTATTGCCTTCTACTACTTCTTTGTGTCCATGACGCGGGTGCTGCCCTGGACGTACTGCAGCAACGCCTGGAACACGCCCGACTGCACGGGGGTGCTGGACAGGAACCTCTCCAGCCGCGCTGCCCTCAACCTCACCCTCCTCAATGATACCCAGAAGCGCACCAGTCCCAGCGAGGAGTACTGGAG GAGGTACGTGCTGGACCTGTCTGATGACATTGGGAACCTGGGCGAGGTGCGGTTGCCCCTCCTGGGGTGCCTCGGCGTCTCCTGGGTCGTCGTCTTCCTCTGCCTCATCAAGGGCGTCAAGTCCTCGGGGAAG GTGGTGTACTTCACGGCCACCTTCCCCTACGTGGTGCTCACCATCCTCTTCGTGCGCGGCATCACGCTGGAGGGGGCCCTCACCGGCATCATGTACTACCTGACGCCCCAGTGGGACAAGATCCTCGATGCCAAG GTGTGGGGTGATGCGGCCTCACAGATCTTCTACTCgctgggctgtgcctggggcGGGCTCATCACCATGGCCTCCTACAACAAGTTCCATAACAACTGCTACCG GGACAGCATCATCATCAGTATCACCAACTGCGCCACCAGCGTCTATGCCGGCTTTGTTATCTTCTCCATCCTGGGCTTCATGGCCAACCACCTGGGCGTGGATGTCTCCAATGTGGCCGACCACGGCCCCGGCCTGGCCTTTGTCGCCTACCCCGAGGCCCTCACCTTGCTCCCCATCTCGCCCCTCTGGTCCATCCTCTTCTTCTTCATGCTCATCCTCCTGGGGCTGGGTACACAG TTTTGCCTGCTGGAGACACTGGTCACGGCCATCGTGGACGAGGTGGGCAACGAGTGGATCATCCGCAAGAAGACCTTTGTGACTCTGGGGGTGGCCGTGGCGGGCTTCCTGCTGGGTGTCCCGCTCACCACGCAG GCGGGCATCTACTGGCTCCTGCTGATGGACAACTACGCCGCCAGCTTCTCCCTGGTCGTCATCTCCTGCATCATGTGCGTGGCCATCATGTACGTCTACG GGCACCGCAACTATTTCAAGGACATTGAGATGATGCTGGGCTTCCCCCCGCCGCTCTTCTTCCAGATCTGCTGGCGCTTCATCTCGCCCGCCATCATCTTT TTCATCCTGGTCTTCACAGTGATCCAGTACCAGCCCATCTCCTACAATGACTACATCTACCCAACCTGGGCCATCAGCATCGGCTTCCTCATGGCGCTCTCCTCCGTCATCTGCATCCCCATCTATGCCATCTACAAAGTGTGCCGCTCCGAGGGGGACACGCTGCTAGAG CGCTTCAAAAATGCTACCAAGGCAAGCAAGGACTGGGGCCCGGCGCTGGCAGAGCACCGCAGCGGGCGCTATGCCCCAGCGTTCAGCCCCTCTACCGAGTCCCACCTGGAGGTGCAGCCCCTGCAGCCGGAGAAGGGCCGGAGCGAGGCGGCAGCTGCCTCCCCCATGCAGGGCAGCAATGGCTCAGCCCACAGCCAGGACTCCAGACTGTGA